From a single Rhizobium lusitanum genomic region:
- a CDS encoding SpoVR family protein, giving the protein MAKASMERLFDGADWDFSTIQRIHDACQRIAIDELGLDVYPNQIEIITAEQMLDVYSSIGMPLFYKHWSFGKHFAHHEAFYRKGLRGLAYEIVINSSPCISYLMEENTATMQALVIAHAAFGHNHFFKNNYLFKLWTDAEGILEYLNFAKGYITRCEERYGHAAVERTLDAAHALMSHGVHRYAGRKTPSLREEETRERERREYDERIFNDLWRTVPVGKGKVMPDLDLERRRAIAGLPQENVLYFLEKMAPRLKPWQREILRIVRHVAQYFYPQSQTKVMNEGTATYVHYRIMTRLHELGGIGDGDFLEFLKSHTNVVFQPTFNDQRYSGLNPYALGFAMMQDIERIVTKPKEEDRLWFPEIAGTGDAMAVLRDLWANYRDESFVSQFLSPHLMRQMRMFHLTDDPQEEEGLRVAAIHDERGYRRIRRELARQYDVGWIDPHIEIVDVDLAGDRRLLVKHTVLNGGFLEDADAKRVLQHLADLWSYDVLMQEVDSTGLVLREHLTHPRLSSVAA; this is encoded by the coding sequence ATGGCGAAAGCATCGATGGAACGGCTTTTCGACGGTGCGGACTGGGATTTCTCCACCATCCAGCGGATCCACGATGCCTGCCAGCGGATAGCCATCGACGAGCTTGGCCTCGACGTCTATCCCAATCAGATCGAGATCATTACGGCCGAGCAGATGCTCGATGTCTATTCCTCGATCGGCATGCCGCTATTCTACAAGCACTGGTCCTTCGGAAAGCATTTCGCCCATCACGAGGCTTTCTATCGCAAGGGCCTGCGCGGACTTGCTTATGAGATCGTCATCAACAGCTCGCCCTGCATCTCCTATCTCATGGAAGAGAATACGGCGACGATGCAGGCGCTGGTGATTGCGCACGCCGCCTTTGGTCACAATCACTTCTTCAAGAACAATTACCTGTTCAAGCTCTGGACGGATGCCGAGGGCATTCTCGAATATCTGAACTTCGCCAAGGGCTATATTACCCGCTGCGAGGAGCGCTACGGCCACGCCGCCGTCGAGCGGACGCTGGATGCCGCGCATGCGCTGATGTCGCATGGCGTCCATCGCTATGCCGGCAGGAAGACGCCGAGCCTGCGCGAAGAAGAAACGCGCGAGCGCGAACGCCGCGAATATGACGAGCGGATCTTCAACGATCTCTGGCGCACGGTTCCGGTCGGCAAGGGTAAGGTCATGCCCGACCTCGACCTGGAGCGCCGGCGTGCGATTGCCGGCCTGCCGCAGGAGAATGTTCTTTATTTCCTCGAAAAGATGGCGCCGCGCCTGAAGCCCTGGCAGCGGGAAATCCTGCGCATCGTCCGGCATGTTGCCCAGTATTTCTATCCGCAAAGCCAGACCAAGGTGATGAACGAGGGCACGGCGACCTATGTGCACTACCGCATCATGACGCGGCTGCACGAGCTTGGCGGCATCGGCGACGGCGATTTTCTCGAATTCCTGAAGTCCCACACCAATGTCGTCTTCCAGCCGACCTTCAACGATCAGCGCTATTCCGGCCTCAACCCTTATGCGCTTGGCTTTGCAATGATGCAGGACATCGAGCGGATCGTCACCAAGCCGAAGGAAGAGGATCGGCTATGGTTCCCGGAGATTGCCGGCACCGGCGACGCCATGGCGGTCCTGCGCGATCTCTGGGCCAACTATCGCGATGAAAGCTTCGTGTCGCAGTTTCTCAGCCCGCACCTGATGCGCCAGATGCGCATGTTCCACCTCACCGACGATCCGCAAGAGGAGGAGGGGCTTCGGGTGGCGGCGATCCACGACGAGCGCGGCTATCGCCGCATCCGACGCGAGCTGGCGCGGCAATATGATGTCGGCTGGATCGATCCACATATAGAGATCGTCGATGTCGATCTCGCAGGCGACCGCAGGCTGCTGGTCAAGCATACCGTGCTGAACGGCGGCTTTCTGGAGGATGCCGACGCCAAGCGTGTGCTGCAGCACCTCGCCGATCTCTGGAGTTATGATGTGTTGATGCAGGAGGTCGACAGCACCGGGCTGGTGCTGCGCGAGCATCTTACCCATCCGCGCTTGTCATCGGTTGCAGCGTGA
- a CDS encoding YeaH/YhbH family protein, whose product MHIVDRRLNPGGKSLENRQRFLRRAKALVQRAVYESSQNRDIQDILKGGEISIPLDGTEEPRFHRGPEGLREHILPGNKEFLEGDILPRPDSGGGKPKAGGEGSGEDAFRFILTRDEFLDLFLDDLELPDLAKKRLVSADQINPVRSGYSVTGSPANLAINRTMRLAMMRRVALHRPKPETVAKLAAEAAECKDDERRAALEAEIKLLESKVRRIPYIDPIDIRYRRFENEPKPVAQAVMFCLMDVSGSMSEHMKDLAKRFYMLLYIFLTRQYRRVEIVFIRHTDVAEEVDEETFFRSPATGGTQVSSALEAMRRILQDRFPPSDWNIYAAQASDGDNAYSDNATAAALLTDAILPVSQYFAYLEVGEARSVAISSGSALWSLYERIQAGWPVLSMRRVSDRSQIYPVFHDLFQRRAAETRSG is encoded by the coding sequence ATGCACATTGTTGACCGACGCCTGAACCCAGGCGGTAAAAGTCTAGAAAATCGTCAACGGTTTTTGCGAAGAGCAAAAGCGCTGGTGCAGAGAGCGGTCTATGAATCCTCTCAAAATCGCGACATTCAGGACATCCTGAAGGGTGGCGAGATCAGCATTCCCCTAGATGGAACCGAGGAGCCTCGGTTCCATCGCGGCCCTGAGGGCCTGCGGGAGCATATTCTCCCCGGCAACAAGGAATTCCTGGAAGGCGATATCCTTCCGCGGCCGGACAGCGGCGGCGGCAAGCCGAAAGCCGGCGGCGAGGGCAGCGGTGAAGATGCTTTCCGCTTCATCCTGACGCGCGATGAATTCCTCGATCTTTTCCTCGATGATCTCGAGCTACCCGATCTCGCCAAGAAGCGTCTGGTGTCGGCCGACCAGATCAATCCGGTACGCTCCGGTTATTCGGTGACGGGGTCGCCTGCCAATCTTGCCATCAACCGCACCATGCGGCTGGCAATGATGCGGCGCGTGGCACTGCATCGCCCAAAACCGGAAACGGTCGCCAAGCTCGCCGCCGAAGCTGCCGAATGCAAGGACGACGAGCGCCGAGCCGCGCTCGAAGCTGAGATCAAGTTGCTGGAATCGAAGGTCCGGCGCATTCCCTATATCGATCCGATCGATATTCGCTATCGCCGTTTCGAGAATGAGCCGAAGCCAGTGGCGCAGGCGGTGATGTTCTGCCTGATGGACGTTTCCGGCTCGATGTCGGAACATATGAAGGATCTCGCCAAGCGCTTCTACATGCTGCTCTACATCTTCCTGACCCGGCAGTATCGCCGCGTCGAGATCGTCTTCATCCGTCATACGGATGTGGCCGAGGAGGTGGACGAAGAGACATTCTTCCGCAGCCCGGCGACCGGTGGCACGCAGGTGTCGAGCGCGCTTGAAGCCATGCGGCGGATCCTTCAGGACCGGTTCCCGCCGTCTGACTGGAACATCTATGCCGCGCAGGCCTCGGACGGCGACAACGCCTATTCGGACAATGCGACGGCGGCGGCGCTGCTCACCGACGCCATCCTGCCGGTCAGCCAGTATTTCGCCTATCTGGAAGTGGGCGAGGCGCGGAGCGTCGCGATCTCTTCCGGCTCGGCGTTGTGGTCGCTCTATGAGCGTATTCAGGCGGGTTGGCCGGTGCTGTCGATGCGGCGGGTCAGCGATCGAAGTCAGATCTACCCGGTCTTCCATGATCTCTTTCAGCGGCGGGCGGCGGAAACAAGGAGCGGATAA
- a CDS encoding PrkA family serine protein kinase, giving the protein MSNNDVLFNTFARSFEARREVEMSFSEYLDACRDDPLMYANASERLLAAMGEPLLIDTAKDTRLGRIFMNRTIRTYPAFAGFFGMEETIERIVAFFRHAAQGLEERKQIVYLLGPVGGGKSSLAERLKSLMEVHPIYVLKAGNELSPVFESPLSLFDPVTMGPMIEERYGIPRRRLTGLMSPWCLKRLEEFEGDISRFRVVRIQPSRLRQIGIAKTEPGDENNQDISSLVGKVDIRKLESLAQNDPDAYSYSGALNRANQGILEFVEMFKAPIKMLHPLLTATQESNYIGTENIGAIPFSGIILAHSNESEWQTFKANKNNEAFIDRICVVKVPYCLRVTEEQKIYEKLIEESELSDAPCAPYTLETLARFTVLTRLAKHENSTAFSKLRVYDGESLKETDPRARSVQEYRDSAGVDEGMDGASTRFAFKVLAAAFNYDTTEIGADPVHLMYMLEQSIRREQLPLETEKLYIEFIKSELGPRYAEFIGHEIQKAYLESYADYGQNLFDRYVDYADAWIEDVDFKDPDTGQLLDRELLNQELTKIEKPAGIANPKDFRNEIVKFCLRARAGHVGKNPSWTSYEKIREVIEKRMFSQVEDLLPVISFGSKKDGDSEKKHGEFVERMMARGYTERQVRRLVEWYMRVKQAG; this is encoded by the coding sequence ATGTCAAACAATGATGTACTGTTCAACACGTTCGCCCGTTCTTTCGAAGCACGGCGCGAAGTCGAGATGTCATTCTCTGAATACCTGGATGCGTGCCGGGATGATCCGCTCATGTACGCGAATGCGTCGGAGCGCCTGCTGGCCGCGATGGGTGAGCCGCTGCTGATCGATACGGCCAAGGATACACGTCTTGGGCGTATCTTCATGAACCGGACGATCCGGACTTATCCAGCCTTTGCCGGCTTCTTCGGCATGGAAGAGACGATCGAGCGTATCGTTGCCTTCTTCCGCCATGCGGCGCAGGGCTTGGAGGAGCGCAAGCAGATCGTCTATCTGCTCGGGCCCGTCGGCGGAGGTAAGTCCTCGCTTGCCGAACGGTTGAAATCATTGATGGAGGTTCACCCCATCTATGTGTTGAAGGCCGGCAATGAACTCAGTCCGGTGTTCGAAAGCCCTCTCAGCCTCTTTGACCCCGTCACCATGGGGCCGATGATCGAGGAGCGCTACGGCATTCCACGCCGTCGCCTGACCGGGCTGATGAGCCCATGGTGCCTAAAGCGGCTGGAAGAGTTCGAAGGCGATATTTCCCGCTTCCGCGTCGTGCGCATTCAGCCATCCAGGCTGCGACAGATCGGCATCGCCAAGACCGAGCCGGGCGATGAAAACAACCAGGACATTTCCTCGCTGGTCGGCAAGGTCGATATCCGGAAGCTCGAAAGCCTGGCGCAGAACGATCCCGACGCCTACAGCTATTCCGGCGCGCTGAACCGCGCCAACCAGGGCATTCTCGAATTCGTCGAGATGTTCAAGGCGCCGATCAAGATGCTGCATCCGCTGCTGACGGCGACGCAGGAAAGCAATTATATCGGCACCGAGAATATCGGCGCCATTCCCTTCTCCGGCATTATTCTCGCGCACTCGAACGAGTCTGAATGGCAGACTTTCAAGGCCAACAAGAACAATGAGGCCTTCATTGACCGCATCTGCGTCGTCAAGGTGCCTTATTGCCTGCGGGTGACCGAAGAGCAGAAGATCTACGAGAAGCTGATCGAGGAATCCGAGCTTAGCGATGCGCCTTGCGCACCGTACACGCTGGAGACGCTCGCCCGCTTCACGGTTCTGACGAGACTTGCCAAGCACGAGAATTCGACGGCCTTCTCCAAGCTTCGGGTCTATGATGGCGAAAGCCTGAAGGAGACCGATCCGAGAGCGCGCAGCGTGCAGGAATATCGTGATTCGGCCGGTGTCGACGAAGGCATGGACGGGGCGTCTACCCGTTTCGCCTTCAAGGTGCTGGCGGCGGCCTTCAATTACGATACGACGGAGATCGGCGCCGATCCGGTGCATCTGATGTACATGCTGGAGCAGTCGATCCGCCGCGAGCAACTGCCACTTGAAACCGAGAAGCTCTATATCGAGTTCATCAAGAGCGAACTCGGGCCGCGTTATGCGGAATTTATCGGACATGAAATCCAGAAGGCCTATCTGGAATCCTATGCGGATTACGGCCAGAATCTCTTTGACCGTTATGTCGACTATGCCGACGCCTGGATCGAGGATGTCGATTTCAAGGATCCCGATACCGGCCAGCTTCTGGATCGAGAGCTACTCAACCAGGAATTGACCAAGATCGAGAAGCCGGCGGGCATCGCCAATCCGAAGGATTTCCGCAACGAGATCGTCAAGTTCTGCTTGCGGGCGCGGGCGGGCCATGTCGGCAAGAACCCGTCCTGGACGAGTTACGAGAAGATCCGCGAAGTCATCGAGAAGCGGATGTTCTCCCAGGTCGAGGATCTCCTTCCGGTCATTTCGTTCGGGTCCAAGAAGGACGGCGACTCGGAAAAGAAACATGGCGAATTCGTCGAACGCATGATGGCGCGCGGCTATACCGAGCGTCAGGTTCGGCGGCTTGTGGAATGGTACATGCGTGTGAAACAGGCGGGATGA